Proteins encoded within one genomic window of Cryptococcus tetragattii IND107 chromosome 12, whole genome shotgun sequence:
- a CDS encoding aconitate hydratase, mitochondrial: MIRPRPSIARPLARGLATPAKLPVKDCTSITPPYPRLLKTLDDVRQVLPKNSKLTLAEKILYSHLRNPEESLGGGGKVRGERYLKLRPDRVAMQDASAQMALLQFMTCRLPSCAVPASIHCDHLIQAQTGAASDLSRSIDANKEVFDFLQSAATKYGIEFWKPGSGIIHQIVLENYAAPGLLMLGTDSHTPNAGGLGMLAIGVGGADAVDALTDTPWELKAPLVTGVKLTGELKGWATPKDLILHLAGKLTVRGGTGRIIEYFGPGVTAQSCTGLATIANMGAEVGATTSTFPYSSNMRQYLHATGRGPVAEAADAAAAKGFLQADEGAEYDEVIEINLSELEPHLNGPFTPDLATPLSGFSSFINENKYPTTLSSALIGSCTNSSYEDMSRVASIAKQAKAAGLKSKVPFLVTPGSELIRATIERDGLQSTLEDVGATVLANACGPCIGQWKRDEKKGEDNAILTSFNRNFKARNDGNLKTMNFLASPEIVTAMAFSGDLNFNPVTDSIPTPNGPFKFSPPSGDRLPPTGYTPGDLSYAPSPSPKPEPSTEIAISPSTRLEILEPFGTNFPSGGGELPQLTCLMRVRGKCTTDHISAAGAWLKYKGHLSNISENTLMTAVNDEGGQINVARDVGGEEDTIPKTMQKYKARQEPWMLVVDDNYGEGSAREHAALQPRFYGCGLILARSFARIHETNLKKQGILPLWFVDKADYAKISAHDKITTKGLEDVMAGKGGEIIKIVVEKPSGENVEIEARHTLSQDQVEWLRAGSALNWIGEQARKADKA; encoded by the exons ATGATCAGGCCACGCCCATCTATCGCCCGTCCTCTCGCACGTGGCCTCGCCACCCCTGCAAAGCTCCCCGTCAAGGACTGCACGAGCATCACTCCCCCCTACCCCCGCCTCCTCAAGACCCTTGACGATGTCAGACAAGTTCTCCCCAAGAACTCCAAGTTGACCCTCGCAGAGAAGATCCTCTATTCCCACTTGAGGAACCCCGAAGAGAGCTtaggtggtggtggcaaAGTTCGGGGAGAGAGATATCTCAAGCTCAGGCCGGATCGCGTTGCTATGCAG GATGCATCCGCCCAAATGGCTTTGCTCCAATTCATGACATGTCGACTCCCTTCATGTGCTGTCCCCGCCTCTATCCACTGTGACCATCTTATTCAAGCCCAAACTGGTGCTGCTTCTGATCTCTCCCGTTCAATCGACGCCAACAAGGAAGTCTTTGACTTCCTCCAATCCGCCGCGACTAAGTACGGTATCGAGTTCTGGAAGCCTGGAAGTGGTATCATCCACCAGATCGTCCTCGAGAACTATGCTGCTCCCGGTCTTTTGATGCTCGGTACCGACTCTCACACTCCTAATGCTGGTGGTTTGGGTATGTTGGCTATCGGTGTTGGTGGTGCCGATGCCGTGGATGCTTTGACAGACACTCCTTGGGAGTTGAAGGCGCCTCTGGTGACTGGTGTCAAGTTGACTGGCGAGTTGAAGGGATGGGCTACCCCCAAGGACTTGATTCTTCACCTTGCCGGTAAGCTTACCGTACGA GGTGGTACCGGTCGTATCATTGAGTACTTTGGACCAGGTGTCACTGCCCAGTCCTGTACCGGTCTTGCCACCATTGCCAACATGGGTGCCGAAGTCGGTGCTACCACTTCTACCTTCCCCTACTCCTCCAACATGCGACAATACCTCCACGCTACCGGCCGAGGCCCCGTCGCTGAAGCTGCGGATGCTGCCGCCGCCAAGGGCTTCCTCCAGGCGGACGAAGGCGCTGAATACGACGAGGTTATCGAGATCAACCTTTCCGAGCTCGAGCCTCACCTCAACGGCCCCTTCACTCCTGATCTTGCTACCCCTCTTTCtggcttctcttccttcatcaacgAGAATAAGTACCCcaccactctttcttccgCTTTGATCGGTTCATGTACCAACTCTTCTTACGAGGACATGTCCCGGGTTGCCTCCATCGCCAAACAAGCGAAGGCTGCCGGACTCAAGTCCAAGGttcccttcctcgtcaCCCCTGGTTCCGAGCTTATCCGAGCCACCATTGAGCGAGATGGTCTTCAGAGCACTTTGGAAGATGTCGGCGCGACTGTCCTTGCCAACGCCTGTGGACCTTGTATTGGTCAATGGAAGcgagatgagaagaagggtgaggaCAATGCGATTTTGACCTCTTTCAACCGAAACTTCAAGGCTCGAAACGACGGTAACCTCAAGACAATGAACTTCCTCGCCTCCCCCGAAATTGTTACCGCCATGGCTTTCTCTGGTGATTTGAACTTTAACCCTGTAACCGACTCTATCCCTACCCCCAACGGTCCTTTCAAgttctctcctccctctgGTGACCGTCTCCCCCCTACAGGCTACACCCCTGGTGACCTCTCTTACGCTCCCAGCCCCTCTCCCAAGCCTGAACCTTCTACCGAAATTgccatctctccttctacTCGTCTGGAAATTCTCGAGCCCTTTGGCACCAATTTCCCTTCTGGCGGTGGTGAGCTTCCTCAGTTGACTTGTTTGATGCGTGTCCGAGGAAAGTGTACTACCGACCACATCTCTGCTGCCGGTGCTTGGCTCAAGTACAAGGGTCACTTGTCAAACATCTCTGAAAACACTTTGATGACTGCTGTcaatgatgaaggtggaCAGATTAATGTGGCTCGGGACGTtggtggtgaggaggaCACTATCCCCAAGACTATGCAAAAGTACAAGGCGAGGCAGGAGCCATGGATGTTGGTCGTCGATGACAATT ATGGTGAAGGTTCCGCCCGAGAACATGCCGCTCTCCAGCCCCGATTCTACGGCTGTGGCCTTATTCTCGCCCGTTCGTTCGCCCGTATTCACGAGACCAACCTCAAGAAGCAAGGTATTCTCCCTCTCTGGTTCGTCGACAAGGCCGACTATGCCAAAATCTCTGCGCACGACAAGATTACCACCAAGGGTCTTGAAGACGTGATGGCCGGAAAGGGTGGGGAAATTATCAAGATTGTGGTAGAGAAGCCTAGTGGGGAAAATGTTGAGATTGAGGCGAGGCACACATTGAGTCAGGATCAGGTTGAATGGTTGAGGGCAGGAAGCGCTTTGAACTGGATTGGTGAGCAGGCTAGGAAGGCCGATAAGGCCTaa